One genomic region from Cydia amplana chromosome Z, ilCydAmpl1.1, whole genome shotgun sequence encodes:
- the LOC134661475 gene encoding tyrosine 3-monooxygenase, producing MAVAAAQKNREMFAIKKSYSIENGYPSRRRSLVDDARFETLVVKQTKQSVLEEARARANDSSLDSDFIQDDVLLGTNDKSPTVEDGTQQDDTKNGHLADTDIGDDAKKDDDYTLTEEEVILQNAASESPEAEQAIQQAALLLRMRDGMGSLARILKTIDNYKGTVMHLETRPSQVTGVQFDALVKVSMTRVNLLQLIRSLRQSTAFAGVNLVSENNISSKTPWFPRHASDLDNCNHLMTKYEPELDMNHPGFADKDYRERRKEIAEIAFAYKYNDPIPFITYTEAENSTWMRVFNTVLDLMPKHACAEYKAAFGKLQAADIFVPHRIPQLDHVSNFLRTHTGFTLRPAAGLLTARDFLASLAFRVFQSTQYVRHANSPFHTPEPDCIHELLGHIPLLADPSFAQFSQEIGLASLGASDAEIEKLSTVYWFTVEFGLCKENQQLKAYGAALLSSIGELLHALSDKPELRPFEPASTSIQPYQDQEYQPIYYVAESFEDAKEKFRRWVSSMSRPFEVRFNPHTERVEVLDSVDKLETLIWQLNTEMLHLTNAVKKLKSSQFE from the exons AACGGCTACCCATCACGCCGGCGCTCGCTGGTAGACGACGCCAGGTTTGAGACGCTGGTTGTCAAACAAACCAAGCAAAGTGTACTTGAAGAGGCTCGTGCCCGTGCCAATG ACTCTAGCTTGGACTCCGATTTCATCCAAGATGATGTTCTACTTGGCACCAACGATAAATCCCCAACTGTGGAGGACGGCACTCAGCAAGATGATACGAAGAACGGCCACCTTG ctgATACTGACATTGGGGACGACGCTAAGAAAGATGACG attATACTCTGACCGAGGAAGAAGTGATTCTGCAAAACGCAGCTAGCGAATCCCCGGAAGCAGAGCAAGCCATCCAGCAAGCCGCTCTGTTGCTGCGCATGCGCGACGGCATGGGCTCCTTGGCGCGCATCCTCAAGACCATCGACAACTACAAGGGCACCGTCATGCACCTCGAGACTCGCCCATCTCAAGTCACCGGCGTCCAGTTTGATGCGCTCGTCAAAGTCAGCATGACCCGCGTCAACCTCCTGCAGCTCATCAGATCCCTCCGACAGTCCACCGCCTTCGCCGGTGTCAACCTCGTCTCCGAGAACAACATCTCCTCTAAAACCCCCTGGTTCCCGCGTCACGCTTCCGATCTCGACAACTGCAACCATCTTATGACCAAATACGAGCCCGAGCTCGACATGAACCACCCCGGCTTCGCCGACAAGGACTACAGAGAGCGCAGGAAGGAGATCGCCGAGATCGCGTTCGCCTACAAGTACAACGACCCCATCCCATTCATTACCTACACCGAGGCGGAGAATTCCACCTGGATGCGAGTATTCAACACCGTGCTGGACCTGATGCCTAAGCACGCATGCGCTGAATACAAGGCCGCCTTTGGCAAGCTGCAAGCTGCGGACATCTTCGTGCCGCACCGCATCCCGCAGCTGGACCACGTGAGCAACTTCCTGCGTACGCACACTGGGTTCACGCTGCGCCCGGCCGCCGGCCTGCTCACCGCGCGCGACTTCCTCGCCTCCCTCGCCTTCCGCGTCTTCCAGTCCACGCAGTACGTGCGTCACGCCAACTCGCCCTTCCACACCCCTGAACC TGATTGCATCCATGAACTACTTGGACACATTCCGCTTTTGGCTGATCCTAGTTTTGCTCAATTCTCACAAGAAATTGGTCTGGCTTCCCTTGGTGCTTCGGACGCTGAAATCGAAAAATTATCCACC GTATACTGGTTCACTGTCGAGTTCGGTCTCTGCAAAGAGAATCAACAGCTGAAGGCGTACGGCGCGGCCCTCCTCTCGTCCATCGGCGAGCTCCTGCATGCCCTCAGCGACAAGCCGGAGTTGCGACCCTTCGAGCCTGCCTCTACCTCTATTCAACCCTATCAAGACCAGGAGTACCAGCCGATTTACTACGTCGCTGAAAGCTTCGAAGACGCCAAAGAAAAATTCAG ACGCTGGGTGTCAAGCATGTCCCGGCCGTTCGAGGTGCGCTTCAACCCGCACACGGAGCGCGTGGAAGTGCTGGACTCCGTCGACAAGCTGGAGACCCTCATCTGGCAGCTCAACACCGAGATGCTACACCTCACCAACGCCGTCAAGAAGCTGAAGAGCTCGCAGTTCGAGTGA